A genomic stretch from Chloroflexota bacterium includes:
- a CDS encoding MMPL family transporter: protein MFAALGRFSYRFRRWIPPVGLALVIGLTVWSNQAGGELSQGGWQIAGSESRTTEELLADRFGEQATAIFVILRDPAGDAASPEFQQVVSDAVAPLADDPVVDEIITYADNGDPRFLSTDGAATFALVRLSSPDEEAVEDARRLVELVERPPGVETRITGVPVVYDEFNGVIEEDLQQAEIISLPIAGAILLVVFGTLVGAGLPLLIAGLSLISTFAVIGLLASSYDMSIFVTNLATMIGLALAIDYSLFLVSRFREELLHHPVEEALERTMATVGKAVAVSGIAVAIGLGALTVFEAAALRSMGIGGVVVVVATLVYSMTVLPALLGMLGHRVNRLRIPVPAFLRFVEVDPVEAERRRGHGFWSRVAGRVMRRPVLIGAPILVLLLVAGIPFLHIQLSTGGNLEDLPDTPAKQGFIILRDEFPGGDADPMLAAVTYPGEDDLTDGGLAPERLADLGAYVDQVAALPDIQSVESVLDPPPGIPADQYLALLAAPREAWPAGLDEWVAQTVAGDTAKVTVFSTLLPDTEAGRGLVAKVRDVPEPSGSTVGVTGLAARSADFMDSFRASVPVAVAIVIAVTMVVLFLTFGSVFLPVKAVLMSLISISASFGALVWVFQDGNLQDLLGFEANGSLGAWLPILMFAILFGLSMDYEVLLLSRIRERWVATRNNTQSVAEGIGITGGIITGAALIMVVVFGTFALSDVLFLKAIGFAQALAVLIDATIVRGLLVPAFMRVMGRLNWWAPAPVQRAVAKLGLYEAPAPVSATSSGESASA, encoded by the coding sequence GTGTTCGCGGCCCTGGGCAGGTTCTCGTACCGCTTCCGGCGCTGGATCCCACCCGTGGGCCTGGCCCTGGTCATCGGTCTGACGGTCTGGTCCAACCAGGCAGGCGGCGAGCTGTCGCAGGGTGGCTGGCAGATCGCGGGTTCCGAATCGCGGACGACCGAGGAGCTCCTGGCGGACCGGTTCGGGGAGCAGGCGACCGCCATCTTCGTCATCCTGCGGGACCCGGCGGGGGATGCCGCGTCGCCCGAGTTCCAGCAGGTGGTCTCGGACGCGGTCGCCCCTTTGGCCGACGATCCGGTGGTCGACGAGATCATCACCTACGCCGACAACGGGGATCCACGGTTCCTCTCGACCGATGGCGCCGCCACGTTCGCCCTGGTCCGGCTGAGCTCGCCCGACGAGGAGGCCGTCGAAGACGCTCGCCGCCTGGTGGAGCTGGTGGAGCGCCCGCCGGGCGTCGAGACCCGGATCACGGGCGTGCCAGTCGTGTACGACGAGTTCAACGGGGTCATCGAAGAAGACCTCCAGCAGGCGGAGATCATCAGCCTGCCCATCGCCGGCGCCATCCTCCTGGTGGTCTTCGGGACTCTGGTGGGCGCTGGGCTCCCGTTGCTGATCGCGGGCCTGTCGCTGATCTCGACGTTCGCGGTCATCGGGTTGCTGGCCTCGTCGTACGACATGTCGATCTTCGTCACCAACCTGGCGACCATGATCGGCCTGGCCCTGGCCATCGACTACTCGCTGTTCCTGGTCAGCCGCTTCCGAGAGGAGCTGCTGCACCACCCGGTCGAGGAGGCACTGGAGCGCACCATGGCCACCGTCGGCAAGGCGGTGGCGGTGTCGGGCATCGCGGTGGCCATCGGCCTGGGGGCGCTGACGGTGTTCGAGGCCGCGGCATTGCGCTCGATGGGCATTGGCGGGGTCGTCGTGGTGGTCGCCACTCTCGTGTACTCCATGACCGTGCTACCCGCCCTGCTCGGCATGCTGGGTCATCGTGTGAACCGGCTGCGGATCCCGGTCCCGGCGTTCCTGCGATTCGTCGAGGTCGACCCAGTGGAGGCGGAGCGGCGCCGCGGCCACGGGTTCTGGTCCCGGGTCGCCGGGCGGGTCATGCGCCGGCCGGTCTTGATCGGGGCGCCCATCCTGGTCCTGCTCCTGGTGGCCGGGATCCCGTTCCTGCACATCCAGCTGTCCACCGGCGGCAACCTCGAGGACCTGCCCGACACCCCGGCCAAGCAGGGTTTCATCATCCTGCGCGACGAGTTCCCAGGTGGCGACGCCGACCCCATGCTGGCCGCAGTCACCTACCCCGGCGAGGATGACCTGACCGATGGCGGGCTGGCGCCCGAGCGCCTGGCTGATCTGGGCGCATACGTCGATCAGGTTGCCGCGTTGCCCGACATCCAGAGCGTCGAGAGCGTGCTCGACCCGCCACCCGGCATTCCCGCCGACCAGTACCTCGCTCTCCTGGCTGCGCCTCGCGAGGCATGGCCGGCGGGTCTGGACGAGTGGGTGGCTCAGACCGTCGCCGGCGACACGGCGAAGGTCACCGTGTTCTCGACCCTGCTGCCCGACACGGAGGCCGGTCGGGGCCTGGTAGCCAAGGTGCGCGATGTGCCGGAACCGTCCGGGTCCACGGTTGGGGTGACCGGATTGGCCGCTCGATCGGCGGACTTCATGGACAGCTTCCGCGCCAGCGTTCCGGTCGCGGTGGCCATCGTCATCGCCGTCACCATGGTGGTCCTGTTCCTGACCTTCGGATCGGTCTTTCTGCCGGTGAAGGCGGTCCTCATGAGCCTGATCTCGATCAGCGCCAGCTTCGGCGCGCTGGTGTGGGTCTTCCAGGACGGCAACCTCCAGGACCTGCTCGGTTTCGAGGCCAACGGGTCGCTGGGTGCCTGGCTGCCGATCCTGATGTTCGCGATCCTGTTCGGGCTTTCGATGGACTACGAAGTGCTCCTCCTTTCGCGCATCCGCGAGCGGTGGGTGGCGACCCGCAACAACACCCAGTCCGTGGCGGAGGGGATCGGGATCACGGGTGGGATCATCACCGGAGCGGCGCTGATCATGGTCGTGGTGTTCGGGACCTTCGCCCTGTCCGACGTCCTGTTCCTGAAAGCGATCGGTTTCGCCCAGGCGCTGGCCGTGCTCATCGATGCCACGATCGTGCGCGGCCTCCTGGTGCCCGCCTTCATGCGGGTCATGGGTCGGCTGAACTGGTGGGCCCCGGCGCCGGTCCAGCGGGCAGTGGCCAAGCTCGGTCTGTACGAGGCACCTGCTCCGGTGTCGGCGACATCGTCGGGAGAGAGCGCCTCAGCCTGA
- a CDS encoding glycerophosphodiester phosphodiesterase has protein sequence MTLVVAHRGASARAPENTMEAFRLGVEAGADAIEVDIHVSADGQLAVIHDPTLDRTTDRTTTVADAPMAEIQAADAGWAFPGPNGDYPYRDRGLTVPTLPEVVDWLPAGIGLAVEIKAPEAADGVVAVLAGTEVRSAGLVTVMSFQEGAIQRVRELAPDLPTGLLLVPGDIFERGLTWAVEHGHAAILPFEVDLGFDPGPNIQLATAYGCRVGCYVVNEPERMQQLAAAGAWGFVTDVPELARAALGPRPE, from the coding sequence ATGACCCTGGTGGTGGCCCACCGGGGCGCCTCGGCGCGCGCCCCGGAGAACACGATGGAGGCCTTCCGGCTCGGCGTGGAAGCGGGGGCCGACGCGATCGAGGTGGACATCCACGTGTCCGCCGATGGCCAGCTGGCGGTCATCCACGACCCGACCCTGGATCGGACGACCGACCGTACGACGACCGTGGCCGATGCGCCGATGGCGGAGATCCAGGCCGCCGACGCCGGATGGGCCTTCCCCGGCCCGAACGGCGACTATCCGTACCGGGACCGGGGGTTGACGGTGCCCACCCTGCCCGAGGTCGTGGATTGGCTACCCGCCGGCATCGGGCTGGCGGTCGAGATCAAGGCTCCAGAGGCGGCGGATGGCGTGGTGGCGGTGCTGGCCGGAACAGAGGTCCGGAGCGCGGGGCTGGTCACCGTGATGAGCTTCCAGGAGGGCGCCATTCAGCGCGTTCGGGAGCTGGCCCCGGACCTGCCGACCGGGTTGTTGCTCGTACCGGGCGATATCTTCGAGCGCGGGCTGACGTGGGCCGTCGAGCACGGCCACGCCGCGATCCTGCCCTTCGAGGTCGATCTCGGGTTTGACCCGGGGCCCAACATCCAGCTGGCGACCGCATACGGGTGCCGAGTGGGCTGCTACGTGGTCAACGAGCCCGAGCGCATGCAGCAGCTGGCCGCCGCCGGCGCGTGGGGCTTCGTCACCGACGTTCCCGAACTGGCGAGGGCCGCGCTCGGCCCCCGCCCGGAGTAG
- a CDS encoding DUF1003 domain-containing protein, with translation MRLATPAARPPRHRHPVNVALIDEAPLGARIADRATAVIGSWRFIVIQTVIAVIWIAANVYLVFNFDPYPFILLNLAFGTLAAYSGPLILLAGNRQDARDRMTLEHAAGETDVAEQQNEQLLHGNAEILDRIEGLEHLILELESRILDRLPAGG, from the coding sequence ATGCGCCTTGCGACTCCCGCCGCGCGCCCGCCACGACACCGACATCCCGTGAACGTCGCGCTCATCGACGAGGCTCCGCTGGGCGCCCGAATCGCGGACCGTGCGACCGCGGTCATCGGGAGCTGGCGCTTCATCGTGATCCAGACGGTGATCGCCGTGATCTGGATCGCCGCCAACGTCTACCTGGTCTTCAACTTCGATCCGTACCCGTTCATCCTGCTCAACCTCGCCTTCGGGACCCTGGCAGCCTACTCGGGCCCCCTGATCCTCCTGGCCGGCAACCGGCAGGATGCCCGGGACCGCATGACCTTGGAACATGCCGCCGGCGAGACCGATGTCGCCGAGCAGCAGAATGAGCAGCTGCTGCACGGGAATGCCGAGATCCTGGATCGGATCGAGGGCCTCGAACACCTGATCCTCGAGCTCGAGTCGCGAATTCTGGACAGGCTGCCGGCCGGTGGCTGA
- a CDS encoding MFS transporter, with product MTVLSPASWWRSLGGLTRSGSSVEGLSWGLYDFANTIYSFAIVSFAMGPWTVRALGEANGTLAFTVAGSLSVLLNALVSPALGAVSDRTGGRKRYLFVFTVLCVVPTAVIGLVDIWLGLLAFAIANFAFQAALIYYDAILPDVARPEKRGRLSGIGVGLGYVGTIVSGLLLRFTTDDAGLTTAASFMLVASLFAVFAIPLFLVVRERPRTGAPFRVADAVGSWRQLGVTWQHAGERLGLRRFIVGRFFYSDGVNTAIAVMSLFAINAVGFTESEALYVLIGLTVVAVLASFGWGYLADRWGPKRTLLTVLASWVLGLLIIGLFPNKLAFLPAGAILGSGLGGTAVTDRLLLLRLTPPARVGEMFGLFGLAGKFSAVIGPIAFGAIVCVLLEPVGKAAYQIAILSLLILMVIGYWIVRGVPEPPAGAAEEAEAVLAGASGST from the coding sequence GTGACGGTCCTGTCGCCCGCCAGCTGGTGGCGCAGCCTCGGCGGACTGACCCGCTCCGGCAGCTCGGTCGAGGGCCTGTCGTGGGGCCTGTACGACTTCGCGAACACGATCTACTCGTTCGCCATCGTCAGCTTTGCCATGGGCCCCTGGACGGTGAGGGCCCTGGGCGAGGCCAACGGGACCCTGGCCTTCACCGTGGCCGGCAGCCTGTCGGTGCTGCTGAACGCCCTCGTCTCGCCGGCCCTGGGAGCGGTGAGCGATCGAACTGGCGGGCGGAAGCGGTACCTGTTCGTATTCACGGTCCTGTGCGTCGTGCCGACCGCGGTCATCGGCCTGGTCGACATCTGGCTCGGCCTGCTGGCGTTCGCGATCGCGAACTTCGCGTTCCAGGCCGCACTCATCTACTACGACGCCATCCTCCCCGACGTGGCACGCCCGGAGAAGCGGGGTCGCCTGTCGGGGATCGGGGTCGGGCTCGGCTACGTGGGGACGATCGTGTCGGGCCTGCTACTCCGCTTCACGACCGACGACGCCGGCCTGACCACCGCGGCCAGCTTCATGCTGGTCGCCTCGCTGTTCGCGGTGTTCGCCATTCCGCTGTTCCTCGTCGTGCGCGAGCGCCCGCGGACCGGGGCGCCGTTCCGGGTGGCCGATGCGGTGGGCTCATGGCGGCAGCTCGGCGTCACGTGGCAGCACGCCGGGGAGCGCCTCGGGCTGCGCCGCTTCATCGTGGGCCGCTTTTTCTACTCCGACGGGGTGAACACGGCCATCGCAGTCATGAGCCTGTTCGCCATCAACGCGGTCGGCTTCACCGAAAGCGAGGCCTTGTACGTACTGATCGGCCTGACCGTGGTCGCGGTGCTGGCGTCGTTCGGGTGGGGCTACCTCGCCGATCGCTGGGGACCCAAGCGCACCCTGCTGACGGTGCTCGCCTCGTGGGTCCTCGGACTGCTGATCATCGGGCTGTTTCCGAACAAGCTCGCGTTCCTGCCGGCGGGGGCGATCCTGGGTTCCGGCCTGGGCGGCACGGCCGTCACCGACCGCCTCCTGCTGCTGCGCCTTACGCCTCCTGCGCGGGTGGGTGAGATGTTCGGGCTGTTCGGGCTGGCCGGGAAGTTCAGCGCGGTGATCGGCCCCATCGCCTTCGGCGCGATCGTGTGCGTCCTGCTCGAACCGGTGGGCAAGGCGGCGTACCAGATCGCCATCCTGTCGCTCCTGATCCTGATGGTGATCGGGTATTGGATCGTGCGGGGCGTCCCGGAGCCGCCGGCAGGGGCGGCCGAGGAGGCGGAAGCCGTCCTGGCGGGCGCATCCGGGTCGACATGA